The sequence AGCTGCTTCCAAAGatactttctatttctgcttCCTGGGTCCAAATACACCAGGTTCCTTCTGAAATAAGCATTCAGAAGGCGTTTACAATTCAGCATCCTTTTCCCCTAGTAAATGTGGCTGTGTGTCTCAGACTCTGACCTTTCCTGTTGTTCCTCTTCCTACATGGAGgtgagaggaaaaagagagagtgTAAGCTTCATTCTAACACTGTCCCCCACTTCCAGGGGAGAAACACGGAAGCCCTTCCTCTCTGTAGGTAGGGGTAGGGGGCAGGTTTTCCCTGCAAATGCAGAAGCAGTGGCATGCTCATTCCACTTAGGCCTGATTCAGAACCCTGATTTCAGTAAAAAACTCTGACCAAGTCTGATTTTCTTAGAATTACAATAATAGTAACTATTTCCAACTGTCAGTAGTCGCAAAAGGTATTTACGTTTTGTTCAAGTTGCTTTTCTTTATGTTGAATGTTAGCTACAGAGACTTCCTGGAAAATTGAGATCAATGAGGCCAAAAGGAAACTCATGGAGAATATCCTGCTTTACAAAGAAGAGAAACTGGATAGCATTGAGCTTTTTGGCCCCTGATGACTTGAACACAGCTGAGGACCCTTGTCCTCCATTGGAAAGATGAACATCAAATCAAGAAAAAGATCTAAGGAAGAACCAAGATCTCCCAGGAAACACCAAACATCAGCTTCCCTTTGGTCAGGCGGAGAGACACTTCCACTTTTCCAGAGTGAGTCAGGGGAGATAGGACTCAGCTTTCCAAGACACAAAAATCCATGAAGTCCTCTTCCTTTCTGGGATTTGTCAATCAGAGCTCTGGGTTATCAGGACACTGAAGTGGAAACCCTGGTACATGAGCCCAGGATGTGGGCAATTTTGTGGTTCTGGGGAGTATGTGATGATATCCGCCCCCGCAGATGCCGTTGCCTGGCTCTCACCCTCGACAACCACTGGAGCATTCTGAGTGCTGTTGGCACTTTCCGACGCTAAGCTCTCTAGGTCATATTTGCCACCAGCCGCCTGCAAACTTCCATGACCTCAAAGACTTTCAACTTGCGTCCCAGTTCGGTTCTTCACTCCTTCCTCAAGGTCTCAAGTTTTACACATGCCAGACACTTGGCAGAAGGCACTGGAggtctctctgctttctcttttggAAATCTCGCAActcacagatatttatttaatgcttACTCTGCACCTTTATTTTCCCACCCCACTAATGCTAATACTTTAAAGGAGCTGTTATTTAGAGAGTATGTGTTATTTATGGCTGGGTGAAGAACCAGGGGAACTAGTTTCATGATTGTTTCTGCTGCTAATTAAGTCAAGCATTTAATTTTggggacctcagtttccttgtaagtaacatgcattcattcattctccctCCCTGGGCTGTTGGGGAGGAAGAGGTAGAGACATGTCTACAGAAATACTTGGAAAATGCACATcttgttttattaaataaatttttaaaacggACATTAAGTGTCTACTTTTGTCATTCAACTAACATTTATGcaatgggtttatttctgaaaagtCATGTTACAAGTCTTTTTGTTAAAATGCTAGTTTAAATTCAGTGTGTCCTATTTTAAATAAGCCTaatgtagtgattttttttttattttgtaagataAAAATACATTGGTAAAGCTAATGTGTGTCATAATTAGCTGTGTGTCCAGATAATATGGAGAAGTTTCTCTGCATCCATGAGTGGTATAGTGCGGTAGCTAAGAGGTTGGGCGCTGGCTCTAAACTGTTGGCTGTTAATAGTTGGATGATCTTGGGCCAAATGAGGGAGTTActttgagcctctgtttcctcatctatacagTGGGGGAGGATAAAAAGTACCAGTTTCATAGGTTTGATGGTAAAAGGGCATTCAACAGCCCCCCAGCAAAGTCAGCTTTGTACTAGTACGTAAGAAATCTGAGTGGGCTCCAGCCCAGGTGGACAGTGATTTCTACTGACACCCTTGTCTTAAGCTCTGGTGGCTGTGAGGATTCAACTAGAATCTGTGTTATGTACCCCAAAAAGGACCTGAGATGTGGTAAGCACCTTCAAATTACCAACAGTATGTTTCCAAAGCATTTTGAGCAATAGAGGACAGTTGCCAATTGGGTAATGTTtctatatgacccagaaattccactcctatgtatctaagaaaggaaaagatgttcaTACAAAAACTTGCACACCAGTTTTTATAACAGCAATATCCAtgatagccaaaaggtagaaacagccGAAATGCCCCATCAACAGAATCTGTGgcatatgcatacaatggaattgTATTTAACCATAAAACATGAAGTACTGatacaacatgggtgaacttgAAAAGATAATGCTAAGAGAAGCCAAACATATATACTCCATTtttgtgaaatgtccagaacaggcaaatccatagagacagaaattagGAGTGTGTGTCGGAGGGGAGCAGGGAGTGGTTTGGGGAGGGAAGTGGTAATGATCACAAGATTTTAGAGTGATGAAATGTTCCAAAAttagattatggtgatggttgcacaactctaaatatactaaaatataataGAATTATATATTGGTCaactttatggtatgtaaattatatctcaataaaattattaGACGCAGAGTGGTTATTCACAGACATAAGAAATTTTGTATCTTGAGGCTTCACTTATTTTTTGCTACACACAgggtattttcatttattttggatcctctgtgttttcttgtctttcttggCTATTTTTCCTCAACAGTACATTTGGAGCACTTCATTCTTTTCGCCTGCTATTCCAGTGTATGGTTATTCTGTAATTTACACAACTAACTTCACTTGCTGGATACTGAGACTGTTTTCATTCTTCTTGCAACCAAACCTTCCAAACAGGTTACATCAGTATAAGGTCAGTTGGTGATGTATGGGAGTGCATTTCTGCACAGCCTCAACTACAGAGAATATCATCATGCTTTTTGATCACTGCTAACCTAATGGgtgaaaacataattttatttgtacTCATTAAATGATTGAAAATGGAGCCATTTTTTCATACGGCAACATGAAATTTAACCAATTTTGTGATTTGTTACGTTCATCAGTTCATTTCCTTTGCCCACTTAATTATCTTATTGCCAAAGTATTTACATAGTAAGGACATGAGCCCCTTGCTATGTGTTACAAACATCTTGCCAAGTTTGTAACttgttttttaactttgatgTTTCTTTGCCAGAGGATAGTTCACATTTTTGTGTAGTCTTTtattccccccgccccccccgtgGTTTCTAATTTCTAATTCCAAATCCGTCAGTTTCTGGGTTTGCCACTGGGTCTCTGAACCACAGTTTCCTGCTCTGTAAATGGAGTGATGACGCGAGTGTGGGTTTGATCAGCGCATCTGAATCTGAAGGCGCCCTGCTAAAGGGGACAGAGCTGAGCAGCAGGGAACAGCCCCGGGAGCACGGATCACTCGGTGACTCCCTCCTCCACTATCCGCAGGCCTGCGGAACTGCGACCCCGCCTCTGATTCGAGCTCTACGAGCTAACGTGTGTGGCTCCGCCCGTCTAGCTTCCGACCAATGGACGAGTTTCGTAAGGCGAAGGGTTCCGCCTCCAGACTTACTGACCAACAGAGGAGCTCCGTCTTGCTCGGAGCTCCGCCCCTTGTTGATCTGAGCAATGGGCGCCCGCTCTTCAGCGCAGGACCCGCCCTCGCCGCACGCCGGGCTGCGGGCCGCACAGCTCGTTCCGGTAGGCGGGTCCCGCAGAGGCCGGTGTGGTCCCAGCTCCGGCGGAGGCAGGGCCGGCCCCGCAGGATTGGGGCGGACGGCAAGCAGGCGGTCAGGGCGGTGCAGGTTGCGGAGCCGACGTCCGGGCCGTGAGAGCAGGGACGGAGTACGGGGCAGACCCGGGGATATTCTGAGCAGGCGGACCCGGGCGTCGCCGGCTGAGCGGCGGCTCGCCCCCTTCCGGCCCGGGGCTGGTCGGCTGGGCCTCGGGGGCAGGGCGGGCTGCGTGCCGGTCTGGCCCTGCTCTGCGGCCCGCGCTCGGCGTTCCGGGCCTCCCGGCCGCGGGCCCGCCCAGGGGCTGCAGGACTGGCCTTCAGGTGTGGAACTAACAGCGCCCTGTAGCCGTTTGAAGCGCTGACATCTGCGAAGGGCTTTGTATTGCAAACTCAGAGCGCGTCGTAGTTCCGGAAGCGCTTTGACATCCCCGAAGTAGCGCTCTGCAAACTGAAGCTCTTGGTAATCGCGGAAGCACGTTGTGGGCTCGGAAACCTAATCGAAAGAAACCTTTAGTAAATCCTGGGACCTTTTGGACTTCTCCGAAGCGCTTTGCTATCGCCGACGTACGAAGCGCTTTAACCTCTCTGAAACCTTGAGAACTGTGATGGGCAGTGGAAAAGGGGAAAGGTCAGTGAAGTCATCCCCTGGCTGTGACCTAGTggcctgccctcccccaggggttcCCGGGAAGGCGGGAGGCTGAGGAAGGGGCAGCCAGCAGGCTGGTGGTGGACTCCCGGCCGCCTGTTTACCTTGCAGGTGCCCATGGCGTCGGAGCGGCGCAAGGTCAAGTACCACTGGAGCAGCACTTCGGATCGGAGTTCCCGCAAGCGCAGCTGCCTCCGGGAGCCCAGTGATGTGGCCCCCTCCAGCCGCCCAGCTCACAGCTCTGTGTCGCGTTCAGGAGGGGCCAGCAGCCCCAAGCGCCTGAAAGCCCAGAAGGACGACGATGTGTCCTGGGGCTCATCCCGCCGCAAAAGTTCCACCTCCTCCTCGCATTCCCGCCGCAGAagttccacctcctcctcctcatcccattcctctggCCCAGGTGCGGGTGGGGCCGCCTGCAAACGAGGCCTGATTCCGAGCTCACAGGGGTTCCTTTCGTCAGGGGGATCCCCTCTGCGCTCTGTCAGACCTTCTCTAGAAGAAATGGCTTCTCTCGAGGAGGAAGCCTGCAGCCTTAAGGTAGGTGGCCCCAACGCCTTGCAAACGGCGAAGCCCATTCCACTTGGATTGAGATGTTGGCGGTGGAGTTTTGGTGAAAGGACGCTAAGAAAAAGATGTTTGTTAAGATCTCTGGGGTCTTCCCAGGGGGCTAAGCGCATACTGGGTAGATGCCAGGGGATGGCCTGAAGTTCGGTGGAGAGGTAGTTTGCAAACTTGCCAGCACTTTGAAACTACTATAAAATTCTTGAGGTTCTGCACAGGTGTGGGCCCAGCTTCCTGGTATTGAAGTGTTTCTCAGGTGCTTGTAACTGGCAATCAGTCATGGGGGAGATTCTCTGTGCCAGGTGGTTGGCGTTCCCCAGAGACAtaggtgtgtatgtatttgttaaTTTACGGAGTTGTGCCATGTACCTCGAGGcacagaaccaaaaaaaaaaggatttgattTTTGGTGTGGCTTTTCACCAAGGTTATGTTTTCCAGCATGTTGGGCTTTTGCATGGTGGGGCAGGGTTATTTTAGAGGTTCAACATTTAGTTCCCCAGTGGGAACATACAGGAGGGTTTCATAATGTTGGAAAGCAGACTGAGGAGTACTTCACGGAGGAAGTGCATTTCAtccacttatttaacttttttttaaaaggattaatTAAATTTTCTCAACACCTGCactgtgtatgtgagagagaaagTTGAACGTGAATTTGGAGATGTTCAGTCTCCTGCGGTTGGGTTAGAGGGAGGAGACGAGTCCTAGTTTTTGTTGCCGGCTACTGTGTGAGCGTCAGCCACCTCTTTAATTAGGTTTTGAGCAAATGTTTATCGAGGTCCTAGCTTGTGCCAGGCAGTGTTTCTAGTTGCTTGGGATTTGCTTTCTAGGTTTTGGAGGTATGGGCCTTTAGAGGTGGGGAGTTCTGTACCTGGAGGAGcaaagaaaggcaaagtcttacTTGGGTAAGATGGGTTGCCCCTAAATAAAGTTATCATTAAAAAACCCAGAACCAGTCAGAAGGAAAACAGTTTGTCCTAAAGCCTTTGCTGAGTGGTTTCTGATGTGGAACTGAGAAGTGAGGCTGTATTTAGCTCTGTGTCCTTGCTGGCAGGCTGTTATCCTTAGGAGAAGTGTTCCATGTGTTTTCAATGTGGCCCTCACAGTCAGAACCCTTGTATGggcacattgattttttttaaaaaaatttaatggtgAGTTGAAAGGCTTTGTCTTTGATATAAGTGTGGGTAATATgaagtatatataatatgatgCATGTGAATGAGGTAAATATGAGGCTAGTTTGATCTTGTCATTTATCCTTGATGCAGTTTCAGTGGTTTGGGGTACAGGGTAAAACGATCAGTTGATTAAATCGAATCTCAATAACCAGATCGTGAGGCGAGGAAGAATCTAGCGTAGTCTTCCGGGTGTGCTGCGTGCTGGGCTGGGTTCTCTGGAGAGTTGAGGGTGTGGCCCCCGCCTCATCTCTTGGCAGACTCGGCTCGCTCTCCTCCAGGCCTCAAGGGCCTGCTTTACCAGAGTCACTGTCACGGTTAACCTCGGAGAGGTGAGTGGTCTGGTCCTGTCTCAGAAGTCGTGGGGTGCTTCCCTTGGCTTGCTGTCAGTCTAAGCATGTGAGTGAGGACTGTGTGTCAAGCACCCTGTTGGATGGTGGCCCCACGAGGTGGCTTCTCAGGAGCTTGGTATCTGGAGGGAGGCCTGAAGAAGTCACGAGACTGCCTCAGGATACGGTTTGGTGGAATGGAGGCTGAGGAGCTAGGTAGGGGCTTGCAGTGGGGTGTTACGAGCCAAGGGAATTTGGATTTATTCTAAGCCATTAGGGAGCTCTGTAGAGAGGGAAGGCAGATTTGCGCTTTTGGAAGATCATTCATGTCAGTACACTATGAGACTTGATGGAATTAATCCCAACTATCCTTCTCTAGTGCTGCTAAGCGCTCTCCCTAGAGAGGGTTTGTTAGTTTGAAAACGAGGTGCAGTACTTTACTCATGTAGATGAATTTGAAAATGTCTCTGACCttcccctctctctgcccctcttcCCCGCTTCTTTCTGCAGTCATTTGCAGACTTGTTTGTCTAAGAAGGCAAAGCCCCCTCACCACTCACCTGCCTTCTTCCCACCCGTCCACCTGCCCTTTGCATTTGCTCTGTGGACTTGGAGAGGTACACACTTAGCTTTGTGCGTCCCCCTCAGCACAGAAGCCTCTGTGCCAGGTCATGGAATATTCCAAGGGAAGATGTTTATCTTAGTTCATtctagctgctgtaacaaaatgccacagactgaGTAGCttataaaccacagaaatttcTCATAATTCTAgagactggaagtctgagatGAGGGTGCCTGCTTGGTGAGGACCCTCTTCTGGGTCACAGACTTCTCTTTATGTCCTCACATGACAGAAGGGGACAAGGACGCTGTCTTGGGGCCCTTTCACCAGAGTACTAATCCTGTCAATAAGAATTAGTCACTTTTatgacctaatcacttcccaaagacCACAAAGAATAACACCACCATGGGATCAGatttcaacatttgaattttgTGGGCAACACATTTAGACCATAGCTAGACTGGCATTTTGGAATCATTAGAGATTCCTGCTGGCCGCCATCTCCTTGTTTGTGCCTTATTACCTCCAGGATAATTGTTGGCAAggttttctcagatttttttttttttttttaatttttttttgtctgtgctgggtctttgttgtggcagaTGGGCTTAGTTCcccgtggcacatgggatcttagttccaggaccaggaatctaacccatgtcccctgcattggcaggtggattcttaaccactggcccaccagggaagtccctcagatgCTAACAGTAGTTGAtgattttcatttactttatttttattttattttttcgtTTACTTTATAGAGAAGGTTAAATGTCTCTGTTATGAGCACCTTCACCTACCTTATGTTTAGCCTTTAGTATGACataaccaaatttttttttaaatttttaaaatttaactgaaggataattgctctacagacttttgttgttttctgtcagatatcaacatggatcagtcataggtatacatatgtccccttcctcttgaacgtcccttccatctccctctcagtcccactcctctaggttgataccgAGCCCCTTTGAGTTGCCTgagtcatacggcaaattcccactggctgtctattttacatctcaccctctggctgccctcctcccccgccccacctTGTATCCATaattctgtctctgtttctccattgctgccctgcagataaatTTATCggtaccgtctttctagattcattatatatgatatatatatacattagtatatgatggttatctttttctttctggcttacttcattctgtatgataggctctaggttcatccacctcattagaactgactcacatgcattccttcttatggctgagtcatattccatggtatgtatgtaccacagcttctttatccattcatctgttgatggacatctaggttgcttccatattctcactattgtaaatagtgttgcagtgaacattgggatacaagtgtcttttttaattttggtttcctcagggtatatgcctaggagtgagtttgctgggtcatatggtggttttattcctagttttttaaggaatctccataccgtcttccatagtggctgtatcaatttacatgcccaccagcagtgcaagagcattcccttttctccacaccctcttcagcatttattgtttgtagactttttgtgatggccattctgactggtgtgaggtgatatctcattgtagttttgatttgcatttctctaataatgagcgatgttgagcatcttttcatgtgtgtgttagccatctatatgtcttttttggaaaaatgtctctttaggccttttccccactttttgattgggttgtttttctggtattgagttgtgtgagctgcttgtatattttggaaattaatcctttgtcagttgtttcatttgctattattttctcccattctgaggttgTTTTTTCACTAGTTTAGAgtttccttgctgtgcaaaaactttttagtttaattaggtcccacttgtttatttttgtttttatttccattattctagggggtgagtcatagaggatcttgctttgatttacgtCATCACTTGATTTATgctctacctatgttttcctctaagagttttatcgtttctggtcttatatttaggtctttaatccattttgagtttatctttgtgtatggtgttaggaagtgctctaatttcaattcttttacatgcagctgtccagttttcccagcaccatttattgaagaggctgtctttgccccactgttcttgtctcctttgttaaaaataagttactcataggtgcatgggtttatttctgggctttctatcttgttccattggtctgtgtttctgcttttgtgccagtaccacattctcttgatgactgtaactttgcagtattatctgaagtcaggaaggttgattcctccagctccatccttctttctcaagactgcatTGGCTATTCGGGATCTTGTGTGTTTCCTATGAAGTGTGAAgtttttttgttcttcaaaaaatatcattggtagtttgacagggattgcattgaatctgtagcttgcatttggtagtataatcattttcacaatattgtttcttccaaCCTGGGAACATgaaatctctctccatctgttgaTGACATGTCcaaatttttaattcagtttggGGAAGGAAGAGTGGAAGGAAAAGTTTGAACTTTATTatgtgctggagaaggaggtTTAGTAGgtaagtcaggtccgactctttggtgaccccaaggactgtagcccgccaggttcctctgtccatgggatttcccaggcaagaatactggattgggttgccgtttccttttccagagaatctttctgacccagggattgaacccatgtctcttatgtctcctgcattgacagttgggttctttaccactaatcccacctgggaagctagaGCTTGTCAAATGTGAATCTCAATATTTGACCTctgtttggttcagttgctcagtcttgtctgactctttgcgaccccatagactggagcacatcaggcctccctgtccatcaccagttccaggagcttgctcaaagttatgtccatcgagtctgtgatgccatccaaccatctcatcctctgttgtccccttctcctcctgtcttcaatctttcccagcatcagggtcttttccagtgagtcacttcacatcaggtgcatTCACATAATTCTCAGTCTTGTGAGGTGGGTagtgttatctgttttatttttttgagaagtaAAGCCATAGTTATGCTAAACCCTTAAGACTTTAAGCTTGTttgtttaattgaagtatagttgatggcagtgttatctttctgtcttacttaaCAAATGCTTAGATATCAGTGAACAAAtatttgagcacctactatgtatgTAGGCCCTGGGACAATGAGACTCAGAAAGATTAAATGTCTGGACCAGGGCCACACAGCTTGTACAGGTCAGAGCTACAGTATAATCCCAGGTCAGTCTGACTTCAAAGCCAGTGTTCTTGAGGCTCCTGCCCTCCTGTGAGCACCTACTCATCTGGGCCCAGCATTAGATGGGAGGAGCAGGGAGATGAAGAGGGCAGCGTCCTTCCTTTGAGGGGTCTTTTAGAGGGTCACGCAACCCAGACACGAGAAAGCCTTATGCATCTTGGCTCCTGAGTGATGAGACTTTCACGGGGGATCCTGTCTCCTGCTTCACT is a genomic window of Cervus canadensis isolate Bull #8, Minnesota chromosome 22, ASM1932006v1, whole genome shotgun sequence containing:
- the LOC122424433 gene encoding translation initiation factor IF-2-like — protein: MGTCKVSEPTTCFRDYQELQFAERYFGDVKALPELRRALSLQYKALRRCQRFKRLQGAVSSTPEGQSCSPWAGPRPGGPERRARAAEQGQTGTQPALPPRPSRPAPGRKGASRRSAGDARVRLLRISPGLPRTPSLLSRPGRRLRNLHRPDRLLAVRPNPAGPALPPPELGPHRPLRDPPTGTSCAARSPACGEGGSCAEERAPIAQINKGRSSEQDGAPLLVSKSGGGTLRLTKLVHWSEARRAEPHTLARRARIRGGVAVPQACG